From Deinococcus aestuarii, one genomic window encodes:
- a CDS encoding M16 family metallopeptidase: MTTVTAPGAHVWTLEGGLRVAFERRRGPGFAFDLRLPVGSAHDPVGREGSAGVLEEWLYKGAGGRDARALQDALDDLGVRRGGGVGPEATRVGMSGLAADLPGALSLTADLLLRPELPEDELPVLVDLARQDLEGLEDSPPDRLAVEARRVAFPRPPESPFAGFAHPASGTPQGLAKLGAAGLRAFLGRYGTRGSVLGLVADAEPGEVRALVERTFAGWRPGDDGGVSARFRSGVSAHLPDADAEQTHLSVTAPGVAPRDPHWLAWQVALTALSGGSASRLFQAVREERGLAYSVSASPVVLGGQGFLAAYAGSTPARAPETLEVLLAELARLPEGLTEAEFGRARAGLTASVVFGAESARARATSLTRDVAVFGRVRSVTELRTQLAALTLSGVNAFLAGYRPAEAATVVSLGPQEPRL; the protein is encoded by the coding sequence GTGACGACTGTGACCGCGCCTGGGGCGCACGTGTGGACCCTGGAGGGCGGGCTGAGGGTCGCGTTCGAGCGCCGCCGGGGGCCGGGCTTCGCCTTCGACCTGCGCCTTCCCGTCGGCAGCGCCCATGACCCCGTGGGTCGCGAGGGCTCGGCGGGCGTGCTGGAGGAGTGGCTGTACAAGGGGGCGGGGGGCCGGGATGCCCGCGCCCTTCAGGACGCGCTCGACGACCTCGGCGTGCGGCGCGGCGGCGGGGTCGGCCCCGAGGCGACGCGGGTCGGGATGAGCGGCCTGGCCGCCGACCTGCCCGGCGCCCTCTCCCTCACCGCCGACCTCCTGCTGCGGCCCGAACTGCCGGAGGACGAGCTGCCCGTCCTCGTGGACCTCGCCCGGCAGGACCTGGAGGGGCTGGAGGACAGCCCGCCCGACCGCCTCGCGGTGGAGGCGCGGCGGGTGGCCTTTCCCCGCCCGCCGGAGTCGCCTTTCGCGGGCTTCGCCCACCCGGCGAGCGGCACGCCCCAGGGGCTGGCGAAGCTCGGCGCGGCGGGCCTGCGCGCCTTCCTGGGGCGTTACGGCACCCGGGGCAGCGTGCTCGGCCTCGTGGCGGACGCCGAGCCGGGGGAGGTGCGCGCGCTCGTGGAGCGGACCTTCGCCGGGTGGCGCCCGGGGGACGACGGGGGCGTATCTGCCCGCTTCCGCTCCGGGGTCAGCGCCCACCTGCCCGACGCGGACGCCGAGCAGACCCACCTGAGCGTGACCGCCCCCGGCGTCGCCCCGCGTGACCCGCACTGGCTGGCGTGGCAGGTGGCCCTGACCGCGCTGTCGGGCGGAAGCGCGAGCCGCCTCTTCCAAGCCGTGCGCGAGGAACGCGGCCTGGCCTACAGCGTCAGCGCCTCGCCGGTCGTGCTGGGCGGGCAGGGCTTTCTCGCGGCGTACGCGGGCAGCACCCCGGCGCGCGCCCCCGAGACGCTGGAGGTCCTGCTCGCCGAACTCGCCCGGCTCCCGGAGGGGCTGACGGAGGCTGAGTTCGGCCGAGCCCGGGCGGGCCTGACCGCCAGCGTCGTCTTCGGGGCCGAGAGCGCCCGCGCCCGGGCGACCAGCCTCACCCGCGACGTGGCCGTCTTCGGGCGGGTGAGGAGCGTGACCGAACTGAGAACGCAGCTCGCCGCCCTCACGTTGAGTGGGGTGAACGCCTTTCTCGCCGGGTACCGCCCCGCCGAGGCCGCCACCGTCGTATCCCTCGGCCCCCAGGAGCCCCGCCTATGA